A region of Streptomyces sp. NBC_01750 DNA encodes the following proteins:
- a CDS encoding FHA domain-containing protein FhaB/FipA, with protein MSELTLTVMRLGFLAVLWLFVIVAVQVIRSDLFGTRVTQRGSRRNADARPQQARQAAAPPQQRQQAGGGGRQRRGSPSKLVVSEGTLTGTTVALQGQTISLGRAHDSTIVLDDDYASSRHARIYPDRDGQWIVEDLGSTNGTYLDRTRLTTPTPIPLGAPIRIGKTVIELRK; from the coding sequence ATGTCAGAGCTGACCCTGACGGTCATGCGGCTAGGTTTCCTGGCCGTTCTGTGGCTGTTCGTTATCGTGGCCGTTCAGGTCATTCGCAGCGACCTGTTCGGTACGCGCGTCACGCAACGCGGCTCACGCCGCAATGCCGACGCCCGTCCGCAGCAGGCGCGCCAGGCTGCTGCGCCACCGCAGCAGCGCCAGCAGGCCGGCGGCGGAGGCCGCCAGCGCCGTGGTTCGCCCAGCAAACTCGTCGTCTCCGAAGGCACCCTCACGGGCACCACGGTGGCACTGCAGGGCCAGACCATCAGCCTGGGCCGGGCACACGACTCCACAATCGTGCTGGACGACGACTACGCGTCCAGCCGCCATGCCAGGATCTACCCGGACCGTGACGGCCAGTGGATCGTCGAGGATCTCGGGTCCACCAACGGCACATATCTCGACCGGACCCGACTCACCACCCCGACACCGATTCCGCTGGGCGCGCCGATCCGCATCGGCAAGACCGTCATCGAGCTGCGGAAGTAG
- a CDS encoding FAD-dependent monooxygenase: protein MAASESLDVLVVGAGPTGLALAAQLHAYGARFRIVDRHLDRARESRALAIQARTLEALAPYGVTDELVARGNRAVQLRMHFAGRTVRLPAFDIGVADTPYPFLLFLSQAETERVLGSHLAEAGTTIERGTELVELTAEGDHAACRLRHRDGVEESVKARYVVGCDGAHSTVRNQAGIGFEGHVYPQTFLLADLEVDELEKGAAHAYLTKAGMLFFFPLGSPASWRMLAMRPPGTPDTERPVDVRQLQAVVDRYVSDRLHLRDPVWMTDFRLHNRGAKSYRAGRAFLAGDAAHIHSPAGGQGMNTGIQDALNLGWKLALVCQDAAPDALLDTYESERAPVGRNVLHFTDRAFTIATSPNPLLRLARTRVAPRLAPLVMRLPALRAAAFRTISELAIHYRRSPATAEGPHPHRRGPRAGDRLPDTPGNLHAITAAPGYHLLLGGPREVWDTARIVAATRGRNHLLHIHTLGMSGPWRGTTHCLVRPDGYLAYRAGGADLTGLLSYLDRWLPLPEAEEPH, encoded by the coding sequence ATGGCTGCGAGCGAGTCGCTTGATGTCCTGGTCGTGGGGGCGGGGCCGACCGGGTTGGCGCTCGCGGCCCAGCTGCATGCGTACGGCGCGCGGTTCCGGATCGTCGACCGGCACCTCGACAGGGCCCGGGAGTCACGTGCGCTGGCCATCCAGGCCCGCACTCTGGAAGCTCTCGCCCCGTACGGCGTGACGGACGAACTGGTCGCGCGCGGCAATCGGGCCGTACAGCTGCGGATGCATTTCGCGGGCCGCACCGTGCGGCTGCCGGCGTTCGACATCGGCGTCGCCGACACCCCGTACCCCTTCCTGCTGTTTCTGTCCCAGGCCGAGACGGAGCGCGTGCTCGGCAGCCACCTCGCCGAGGCCGGCACAACGATCGAGCGGGGCACCGAGCTGGTGGAGCTGACAGCCGAAGGCGACCACGCTGCCTGCCGGTTGAGGCATCGTGACGGGGTGGAGGAGAGCGTGAAGGCCCGCTACGTAGTCGGCTGCGACGGGGCGCACAGCACGGTACGCAACCAGGCCGGAATCGGCTTCGAAGGCCACGTCTATCCGCAGACGTTCCTGCTCGCAGACCTGGAGGTCGACGAACTGGAGAAGGGAGCCGCGCACGCCTACCTGACCAAAGCCGGGATGCTGTTCTTCTTCCCGCTCGGCTCACCGGCGAGCTGGCGGATGCTCGCCATGCGACCGCCCGGAACCCCGGACACGGAAAGGCCGGTGGACGTCCGGCAGTTGCAGGCGGTCGTCGACCGATACGTCAGCGACCGGCTGCATCTGCGGGACCCGGTGTGGATGACCGACTTCCGGCTCCACAACCGCGGCGCGAAGAGCTACCGGGCCGGCCGAGCCTTCCTGGCCGGCGACGCCGCCCACATCCACAGCCCCGCCGGGGGCCAGGGCATGAACACCGGCATCCAGGACGCGCTCAATCTCGGCTGGAAACTCGCCCTTGTCTGCCAGGACGCGGCACCGGACGCCTTGTTGGACACGTACGAGAGCGAACGCGCCCCGGTCGGCCGCAACGTACTGCACTTCACCGACCGGGCGTTCACCATCGCCACCAGCCCCAACCCGCTGCTCCGGCTGGCTCGTACTCGAGTCGCGCCCCGCCTCGCGCCGCTGGTTATGCGGCTTCCGGCCCTGCGCGCTGCCGCCTTCCGTACGATCTCCGAGCTGGCCATCCACTACCGGCGCAGCCCCGCAACGGCCGAAGGCCCGCATCCCCACAGGCGCGGCCCGCGGGCAGGAGACCGGCTCCCCGACACCCCGGGCAACCTGCACGCGATAACGGCCGCACCCGGATACCACCTGCTCCTCGGCGGCCCCCGCGAGGTCTGGGACACCGCCCGGATCGTGGCCGCGACCCGCGGCCGCAATCATCTGCTCCACATCCACACACTGGGTATGAGCGGGCCCTGGCGCGGCACCACGCACTGCCTGGTCCGGCCCGATGGCTACCTCGCCTACCGAGCCGGAGGCGCGGACCTGACCGGTCTCCTCAGCTACCTCGACCGGTGGCTGCCGCTTCCCGAAGCCGAGGAGCCGCACTGA
- a CDS encoding DUF3662 and FHA domain-containing protein yields the protein MGVLKKFEQRLEGLVNGTFAKVFKSEVQPVEIAGALQRECDNNATIWNRERTVVPNDFIVELSAPDFERLSPYSGQLGDELSGLVRDYAKQQRYTFMGPIKVHLEKADDLDTGLYRVRSRTLASSTSQSPERAPAAPGPAAPQGGARGGYGYPPTAAPPMPAAPPPGAGRPAPVADRRPAPGPGPMPSTQVRRWIEINGTRHQISRPTLVLGRSTDADVRIDDPGVSRRHCEIRTGTPSTIQDLGSTNGIVVDGQHTTRATLRDGSRIVVGSTTIVYRQAEG from the coding sequence ATGGGAGTCCTGAAGAAGTTCGAGCAGCGACTCGAAGGTCTGGTCAACGGCACCTTCGCCAAGGTGTTCAAGTCCGAGGTCCAGCCCGTCGAGATCGCCGGCGCACTCCAGCGCGAGTGCGACAACAACGCGACGATCTGGAACCGCGAGCGGACCGTCGTACCCAATGATTTCATCGTCGAGCTCAGCGCGCCCGACTTCGAGCGCCTGAGCCCGTACTCCGGCCAGCTCGGCGACGAACTCTCCGGACTGGTCCGCGACTACGCCAAGCAGCAGCGCTACACCTTCATGGGCCCCATCAAGGTCCACCTGGAGAAGGCGGACGACCTCGACACCGGTCTGTACCGCGTGCGCAGCCGCACTCTCGCGTCGAGTACGTCACAGTCGCCGGAGCGGGCTCCGGCGGCCCCCGGTCCCGCCGCCCCCCAGGGCGGCGCCCGCGGCGGCTACGGCTATCCGCCCACTGCCGCACCTCCCATGCCGGCCGCGCCCCCTCCGGGCGCCGGCCGCCCCGCGCCCGTCGCGGACCGACGCCCGGCACCCGGTCCAGGACCGATGCCGAGCACCCAAGTACGACGTTGGATCGAGATCAACGGCACCCGCCATCAGATCTCCCGCCCGACGCTGGTGCTGGGTCGCAGCACCGACGCCGATGTGCGGATCGACGACCCCGGCGTTTCGCGCCGGCACTGTGAGATCCGGACCGGAACGCCCTCGACGATCCAGGATCTCGGGTCTACCAACGGCATCGTGGTAGACGGGCAGCACACCACCCGCGCTACGCTCCGCGACGGCTCGCGGATCGTCGTGGGCAGCACCACCATCGTTTACCGGCAAGCCGAAGGGTGA